The genomic window GCCAGCCTATCCCTGGCGCTTATCACTTCATTCGTATCTTTATGCGGAGGGATAAACGCCGGCACGAATATCAGCTTGTCGAGCTTAAGCTTAAAATAGGCCTCTTCGGCCAATATCAGATGCCCTATATGTATCGGATTGAACGTCCCGCCAAGTATTCCTATTCGCATATCCGCACCTAACTCCTTACCTGCCCCTTGCCGTATATTATATATTTATACGAAGTCAGCTCTTCGACGCCTACGGGCCCGCGTGCGTGTATCTTATCCGTAGATATGCCTATCTCGGCGCCCTTGCCAAACTCGCCTCCGTCGGTAAAACGCGTGGATGCATTTACATACACACAGGCCGAATCAACCTGGCTCAAGAACTTTTCGGCATTCTGCTTGGTTTTGGTAACTATCGCGTCGGAATGGTATGAGCCGTACTTCATTATATGCGCTATCGCTTCGTCCACGCCCCCAACGATCCTGACCGATAGTATCAGATCCGAATACTCTGTATGCCAGTCCTCTTCGGTCGCTTTCTTTACATCACCGGATATCTTCTTTGTTTCATCGCATCCGCGTATCTCTACGCCGGCATCCCTAAATCTTCGTATCATCTCCGGCAAAAATTTTGCCGCTATCTTTTTACTGACGAGCATAGTCTCCATGGAGTTGCATACACCGGGCCGCTGCACTTTCGCGTTAAAACATATATCATAGGCCATCTCCAGATTAGCGGAATCATCGACATATGTATGACACACGCCTTTATAATGTTTCATGACCGGGATCTTTGAATTCTTGGTAACTTCTCTTATAAGCGACTCGCCTCCCCTGGGTATTACAAGGTCTATCAGCCCTTCCTGGACAAGCAGGTCATTGATAATACTTCTGTCCGTATCCTTTATCATCGTTATCGCGCCTTCGGGCATACCCTGCGCAAGTCCCTCTTTGTTTAAAATATCAAAGATGGCGGTATTCGAATTTATAGCTTCGCTTCCGCCTCTTAATACGCAGGCATTGCCCGACTTAAGGCACAGACCCACGCAGTCACTCGTTACATTAGGACGGGATTCGTATATTATCAATACGACACCTATCGGGACTCTTACTTTTTTTATCAAAAGACCATTCGGCCTCTTCCTCGTCTCAAATACTTCGGCTACGGGATCTTCAAGCCTGGATATCTCGATAAGCGAATCCGATATGTTCTTCAGACGTTTTTCGTCAAGTTCCAGCCTGTCTATCATCGCATCGGAAAGTCCGGACTTTTCGGCTGCCCTGATATCTTTTTCATTTTCTTCTATAATGTAATGGATATTTTTCTTTAAAGCGCCCGCCATCGACCGCAGGATCTTTTCTTTCGATACGGAGTCCATCAAGGCAAGCTTACGGGAAGCGTCTTTAGCTTTAATGCATATATTTTTTATGTCCGCTATCATATTATCGCCAGATTGTCCTTGTGTATAACTTCATCCGCGCCTTTATACCCTAATACGCTCTTTATTTCGCCGGTCTTCAATCCCTTTATCTTTAAAAGCTCCGACGACGAATAGTTGGCCAGCCCTTTGGCAAATTCTCTGAATGTCTTATCAGTCACCTTTACCACATCTCCGGCGGTAAAATTCCCGTCGACTTCGACTATACCGGAAGCCAGAAGGCTCTTGTCTTTATGCAACAACGCCTCTTTGGCGCCTGAATCAACAACTATTGCGCCCTTGGCCTTAGAAGAAAAAGCTATCCATCGCTTCTTCGCGAGCAATTTGGAGACCGAGGCCTTAAATTTTGTCCCGACACTCTTGCCGTCGATTATATCCACAAGTATATTTTTGGTTTTGCCGTTAGCAATGACACACTCTATGCCGGACGCGGCCGCCTTTCTTATCGCGTCAAGCTTCGACGCCATGCCGCCTGTGCCAAGCTCGCACTGGCTCGACCTGGTAAGCTTCAATATTCTTGGCGTGATCTCATCCACAAAGTTTATAACATTGCACTTCTCGTCCAGCAGTCCGCCCACATCGGTCAAAAGTATGAGCATATTCGCATGGCAAAGATCGCCGACCAGGCTCGACAGCCTGTCATTGTCTCCGCACTTTATCTCTTCGGTGGATATAGTATCATTTTCATTTATGACAGGGACTGCTTTGTGATCAAGAAGAGTCTGTATGGTGTATTTTATGTTGAGGTATCTGACTCTATCGTTAAAATCTTCCTGTGTAAGCAGAATTTGTCCTACGAGATATCCTCGCTCTTTGAAATATCCGCTGTATAATTGCATAAGGTGGCCCTGGCCGATGGAAGCCGTAGCCTGCAGTTGGGATAATTTTACAGGCCTCTTCTTTAAACCTAAAAGACCCATGCCCGCGCCTATGGCTCCGGAAGTCACAACTATCACGCGAAAGCCCTTATCAAGAATATCGGAGATCTGGCCGATAACATCTTTCAGCTTATCCTTGTCCAGAGTCTTGTCCGACGAGGCTATGACTTTTGTGCCTATCTTTATCACTACTATCTTATCTTTAGCCATCTTTTTTTAACGATTTAACCTTTTTATACACGGCAGCCAACAATTCCTTGACGCCTTCACCGGTAACCGCGGATATCGGGAATACCTTAACGCCGCGTATATGTTTTTTGAACTTCTTTATATTATCCGCCGCCCCTTCAATATCTGATTTATTTAACGCTATAAATTGCGGTTTCTTTATAAGTTCTTTGCTGTACAACCTAAGTTCTTTGTTTAAATTTATATAATCCTTATACGGATCCCTGCATTCGCTTCCGGCTACATCGATCAGGCGTATCAGCACTTTCGTTCTTTCCACATGTCTTAGAAATCTGTCACCCAACCCCTTGCCCAGGTGAGCGCCTTCTATCAATCCCGGGATCTCCGCGACTACGAGGCTGGCGTCTTCATGAATTTTTACAACACCTAATACAGGGGCTTTAGTTGTAAATGGGTAATTGGCTATCTTTGGCCTGGCGCTTGATATTTTTGATATGAGCGTGGACTTCCCCGCGTTTGGGTAACCTACGATACCTGCGTCCGCGATAAGTTTTAACTCGAGAATTACCGTCTTTTCTTCACCTAAAGCGCCGGGGGAGGCTTCCCTATGGCGGGAGTTGCCCCTGCCGCCAGACCCGCCTTTAGCGATAATTACATGGTCGCCGACGTGCACCAGTTCACGCATTACAAGGCCGCTTGGAGCGTCCTTTATTATCGTCCCTGGCGGCACTTTTATGCGAAGGTCCTCGCCGTATCTTCCTTTTTT from Candidatus Omnitrophota bacterium includes these protein-coding regions:
- a CDS encoding glutamate-5-semialdehyde dehydrogenase; translated protein: MIADIKNICIKAKDASRKLALMDSVSKEKILRSMAGALKKNIHYIIEENEKDIRAAEKSGLSDAMIDRLELDEKRLKNISDSLIEISRLEDPVAEVFETRKRPNGLLIKKVRVPIGVVLIIYESRPNVTSDCVGLCLKSGNACVLRGGSEAINSNTAIFDILNKEGLAQGMPEGAITMIKDTDRSIINDLLVQEGLIDLVIPRGGESLIREVTKNSKIPVMKHYKGVCHTYVDDSANLEMAYDICFNAKVQRPGVCNSMETMLVSKKIAAKFLPEMIRRFRDAGVEIRGCDETKKISGDVKKATEEDWHTEYSDLILSVRIVGGVDEAIAHIMKYGSYHSDAIVTKTKQNAEKFLSQVDSACVYVNASTRFTDGGEFGKGAEIGISTDKIHARGPVGVEELTSYKYIIYGKGQVRS
- the proB gene encoding glutamate 5-kinase; this translates as MAKDKIVVIKIGTKVIASSDKTLDKDKLKDVIGQISDILDKGFRVIVVTSGAIGAGMGLLGLKKRPVKLSQLQATASIGQGHLMQLYSGYFKERGYLVGQILLTQEDFNDRVRYLNIKYTIQTLLDHKAVPVINENDTISTEEIKCGDNDRLSSLVGDLCHANMLILLTDVGGLLDEKCNVINFVDEITPRILKLTRSSQCELGTGGMASKLDAIRKAAASGIECVIANGKTKNILVDIIDGKSVGTKFKASVSKLLAKKRWIAFSSKAKGAIVVDSGAKEALLHKDKSLLASGIVEVDGNFTAGDVVKVTDKTFREFAKGLANYSSSELLKIKGLKTGEIKSVLGYKGADEVIHKDNLAII
- the obgE gene encoding GTPase ObgE, whose amino-acid sequence is MFVDEAKIYIKAGDGGDGCNSLFRDRSCRYGRPDGGEGGKGADIVFVADQNIHTLLDFQYRQHFQADSGLHGSSNHKKGRYGEDLRIKVPPGTIIKDAPSGLVMRELVHVGDHVIIAKGGSGGRGNSRHREASPGALGEEKTVILELKLIADAGIVGYPNAGKSTLISKISSARPKIANYPFTTKAPVLGVVKIHEDASLVVAEIPGLIEGAHLGKGLGDRFLRHVERTKVLIRLIDVAGSECRDPYKDYINLNKELRLYSKELIKKPQFIALNKSDIEGAADNIKKFKKHIRGVKVFPISAVTGEGVKELLAAVYKKVKSLKKDG